TTCCTCTCCGCCGAACTCCAGAGCAGCGCCTTCGAATATCTGTGTACTCAAAAGACGGTAGCCAAACAGCCTACGCTCATACACGGCGATGTCAACCGATGCCGCAAAGCTTTCAACCAGTACATTCTCGAAGCCCCGCTCGGTGGGCCCTCTCAGACACTTCTGAAGGGTCGAAGGAGGCGCCCTAGCCCGTATGACCAACTTGTGCCGGAACGAAACCACTTCGATGGACACCTCGCCGGAGCAGCCATCCGAGGTCACCCGGGCCATTGAATTGACGGGGTGGAAGTTCAACTCCAGTTCGGTGTTGAAGTCCCTGACACCGAAGAGGTGAGCTGGTACCGATAGAGGACCGAACCCAAGCACCCCAAATGTCCCTGCGAAGGCCGTCGATGAGGTTGAGTTGACACCCTGCATCCAGATCCATGAAGCAGGGAAGCCGTTTCCCCAGTTTTTCTCCTGGTGCATTGTACCGTCGCCTTGGATGCGGAGGCCCGTCTTGTCATTCTCCCAAGTAAAGTCGCCAGGTGTTGCTAGGCTATAGACGAACCAATGGAGAGGGATGAACGGTACGTTGCCAAGCCAATCTTCTGGTCCTGTTGATGGAGAAAACCATAagaaaaattgaaagaaaagtGAGGTGTTATTCTAAAGAGAAGACCATCTAATTTTGGATTACACTTTGTCTCATGTCACGGCAACCTTATTGTATTTTCGTAATCCAAACCATCACCGGGGGGAGGGAGGGGTCGGCACAAAGGGCTATCGAAACAAAACATGGGCTGGAGGTGATGATTAAAAAGGCGCTATCAAACAAAGTTTTAACATAGTTCGCCATAATGGGGCCACAGAATCTCCAGGGGGACCGAAATATTAAAGAGCATTCAACATTTTGTGAATTACTCAGTGAGCCGTGGCTGTCtcttctgtttttaaaactactttgACCCAAGTGTTTCATAAAAAGTGGTGCAAGTATAAACGTTGATTTAGAGAAAgcactttggaaaaaaaaacagagaacaCAAAATCAGTCTCACCTTTACCGTGAGGTCCCCACGGAGATGGAGGCCCGAAGTTTCCCGAGAAGCGATCGTCTCCGATCGTAAAGTCGAACGTTGTTGAATCTGGCGTCACATTGAAGAATCCGAACGGCTTAGCTACCCATTCGAAATGTGACGGACTCCAGTTGTCTGGATTTCCCGTCACCGGTCTTCCGCCGGATACAGTCACCGAGATGGTGTCCTCGTCTGGGTAGGCCTCGGCCACGACAAACGGTGCCGAATTGCCGTCACTTCGGATGATGGAGATATACGTCAGTGGAGGAGATGTGCTGTTGTTCCCTTCTTCCAATGGTTTTGGTAAGACCCGACCGAAGAGAACGCCGAAGGAGCGTGGGGAGGATGAGTCCGTTATACGGGCATACCAACCTTCGATGAACGGCCCTTGTTCGGGATAAACGTGGGGGTCATTATTATTTGCAGCCACTCCCGTTATTGCGGCAACTAGCAGAGCAAAAACGAGGGTCATTATGGACCGCCAAACCAATGCAGCCATCTTGTTGCAAGGGCTGCTATGACATAGAGTTAAAATCGTTTAATCAGAACCTGATGCATAAATGGCTTGAATTGTCCTCGGGGATATAGACTATTATGCGGTGATGAAAAAGTTAAACCGTTGTGTCAACAGTGTCTGGTTTGAGTTAGATAACACTGCCCTTTGCTTTTTTGGATAACATGTTAAATAAGCACCACGTGATTGTTAAAGCTTGGAGGAAAGGTCATTGTTTTCACTAATATCTGTGTTCggggaaaaaaatgcatttttagtTGCATTTTAAAACTCAATCCGATCTACCCAAACTCATCAAAAGTTGTAAACTTATGTTTTTATGCTGAGAGATAAAGACACCAGAACAATCActcaaacaattaaaacaaacacccctaataaacaatacaaaaactaCCCTAATTAAAAATTAGGCCAAGTTCACGTGACCCTATAatagaatattatttttatgcacattataCCGGCCTCCTGGCCAACACGGTCACAGAATGACACGAAAAGCAACTTCTATAGACGTGTAGTCGTAGCCAAACCCAATGACTACACGTCTATAGCTAGATCTTCCATCATAACTTTtggcccaaacattaaaaaatatatttttttgagtgaattgtatttcaaagagtatcacccgctctaacgaaaaaaagtttaactttacttttaatggtcaggaaccatgacaaaaatttaaaacgtttcttataaatcaaacaagaattggtcacgtgatatattgtcgggatcccgacaaaaagtaattgttagcactttatttcactacTACTAATAGTctgcggactttttcgagcaatgaaagcttgtaactttctcgaccccaatcaacatacctattgaattttaattcaaagtttttgggtcaaatcggccaaaaatctgacatagcatctttgcCACATTCATAATATCATTTTTGATACGGCCCTTGACTATTTACGAGGTTATGTTGCACATAATCAGTGACATGTTTTTGTGCACTCCTCGTCCAGCTTTTCTCTAAAAAAGGTTGCAAACATAATTATCACTTACCTCACAATATTTTGGGACTAAACTTTTCGCAGACACACATTCCAAAGCTAATACAAATTTGTACGTAACACGTCTGGTTTCAACTTAAAGCATATAGAGTGTATGAATGCAACAAAGAAAGATAAAGGAAATCCGCTACTCCACAACTTGCCGAAATGTTCTACTGGATTTTTACTTGTAATGTTGTATCACTGTTTTGTGACCCTTTCAGATACAGCTGTTGGTCATTAATTGTAAGCAATTATactgaaaagaacaaaatgCGTCGGCCACaccctttttaaaataatgcacAACTTTCCCCTACTCGGGAAATAGAACAGCGAAGTCCCTAGTCCGTGACCGCTCTCAAGAATGGCGGCACATTCTTGTTGCAACAAATGGCTTTTTTGAATATCTCAAATTCCCGCGACAAGAAACAACAAAGGTAGACAAAAAACCACGATAGTTTACATTGTGCAGAACGAAACAAAACAAGAGTTTACTACAACATTCGACCACTGCCAACGTTGCTTTATACACCGTTAAATCGTCTGGGCTTACGGCGGTGGGAACATGGCCGTCTTACTGAAAATGTCAACCTTGTTACATCGTGTAACTGTAATGGTGATTATAGTTGCCACTTTAGGAATTAAACTCGAAGCTTCTCCGCTATCACATGTAAAAGGTTTGTGAACTTATATAACTATTTAGGAACAAAATGATGTTTCATGATCCCGGCAACAATGTCGCTATCATTGAAACGGCAGGTTGTTGCTTCTGATTTAATTTCTGTACAGTCATGAACAAACGCATCAATAGGCAAAACAACCGTCTTAGAGTAACAGAGTAGTTGGTGTTTTTAAAACGAATACAAGAGTTTTACTTGGAATATCTTTGGTGATAATATTGTCAGCCATATATTTGAACCCACTCAGTATTTCCTAAAGAGGATGCAGTTTTGAATAGTATGCCTATACACGACCAATCCTTGAATCATGGTACAAAATCAAAATAGTAGAGCCaaccaataaaaaaataacactttttAAATCAACATAAAATAGCAATACTGAATAAAtcggttataaaaaaaaatcgggGAAAatgtctgtatcctgccaccactttttcattcgttatgaaataaaataagataTTCCAATTGgtataagtaaaacaaaaaagtggtgTTAGGATATGGacatttcaaaattttgtcTTAGTGATTGATAACACCCTATTTCgggttgttttgtttccttttggtATATCCCTAGATAAATCCCGAAACTGTGGTCTGAACGGCTTTACCTGCAGCGATGGTACGTGCATTGAAGCAAGCATGCAGTGCGACTGGTATTACGACTGCAACGACCAAAGTGACGAACATCAACATTGCAAATACACAGGTAAATCTACGTTTTTtattatgcaagttcgcccaaaacaaggctaaaagccacccTTTGTATGGGGCTACAGGaagaataattatttaaaaagtggggaaaaaaaatcaaaaaaaatcagggagcttaaagacagtggacactattggtaattgtcaaagattagtcttcacagttggtgtatctcaacaaatgcataaaataacaaacctgtgaaaatttgagctcaatcggtcgtcgaagttgcgagataatatagaaagaaaaaaaacacaattgtcacacaaagatgtgtgctttcagatgcttgatttcgagacctcaaattctaaacttgaggtctcgaaatcaaatttgtggaaattacttctttcgcgaaaactacattactttagagggagacgtttctcacaatgctttaaactatcaacctctccccattactcgtaatcaagtaaggttttatgataataattgtttgagtaattaccaatagtgtccactgtctttaaggtaggaattgataacctggaaaagtttccgtatggcgccaccaatttttcaccacctcaatgagatatccctttttgtaaaactgagtgaaaaagtggtggcgtcatacggaaagttatcccgaGTTACTCcgagcgtttcgtgaaatcaacTGCCAGCCAAAAATATTCAGTACGTGgtataaagctgttggaatggctccttgttCAGCAAATCAAGAGCGTATGGggtgtatgggtgagaagaagtGTAACGAGTATATATCACAGGCAAAATGGTTGTAATTTGTTGGTTATGTAACAAGGACTCGGTAGGCAAAAAAACTAGCATGTCCCTATAAACCGGCACTGCGCCGACATTGGGCAAGCTACTTGTGCCGACATTGGACACGTAGCGTTCTGGTCTCTTGTACATGATAATAGGCATTCGTatggagtttgtttttattatgatAACGGTGGGGAACAGGGAAACAGTCGACTgtacaaaaattgacaaatattGTCATTACACCAGCGTGACTAGAAAGGATAATCATACAACAattaattatgtttttctttctggCAATTTCTGAGTTTGTAAGTAGAAAGAATCGcaggttatttttttaaaacttactttcaTGTGTGCTGTGGTGTTATATAGCCTTtgtgaaagactctgctagggttgacaTGTCgggtcattaactattttgtgcattttatgctataggtcattttggttggtgagaagtttgcaacagccaattctattttctttttacctACATTTTGGCAGTAAAATTTGCCAAacttttttgttcacaaaacaaaaataaacctaAAAAGTTTAAAACTTAACATTCTTTGTGTCTTTAAGGGCTTGTaagatttaaattttattttgattaaaacatttttgatgGCAGGATTTACTTGTGAGGATGGACAGGGACTTGTTGCTGATGCGTGGTTGTGTGATGGCCAATCAGACTGCCAGGATAACTCTGACGAAAAACAGGAAAACTGCAGTAAGTACAGTTTAAAGTAATTGCAATAAAACAACTTcaaaaacaccgtcaaacaaacacaaagcaaaTATAGAGGGTGCTTTACTCCTAGAAATTTAAACACATTTCGTCAGAATATAGGTATGTCCAATTGctgcatttctttttaaaatatgaaatatatatttataatacaAGTTATTATgcatcaatcaaatcaaatttaatttaattggcACATATTGCACCATTTATAAGGTGAAATTATGTGACAATTTCAATTACACAGAATAATAACTACTTTTCACAAAAAACTTCAAATCATAGTATCTCTTTGAGCTGGAATTTATACAACTTTTATTTGTAGTAATTTTGAAGCGTGCATGTGTGAACAGGTTTGAATTCCAAGTTTCAATTTCACTCTCGTATACAAAGTCTACTTGACatctaaacaaatttgtattgcTATTTATCCCACAAGGGACAGATTTAAATCCATTGtaaaggttttgttttccccttttcaCCATTTTTGTTATCTGTGCAGTCAAGCCAAAGTGTGATTCAAGCAAGTGTGACA
Above is a genomic segment from Asterias rubens chromosome 5, eAstRub1.3, whole genome shotgun sequence containing:
- the LOC117290107 gene encoding uncharacterized protein LOC117290107: MTLVFALLVAAITGVAANNNDPHVYPEQGPFIEGWYARITDSSSPRSFGVLFGRVLPKPLEEGNNSTSPPLTYISIIRSDGNSAPFVVAEAYPDEDTISVTVSGGRPVTGNPDNWSPSHFEWVAKPFGFFNVTPDSTTFDFTIGDDRFSGNFGPPSPWGPHGKGPEDWLGNVPFIPLHWFVYSLATPGDFTWENDKTGLRIQGDGTMHQEKNWGNGFPASWIWMQGVNSTSSTAFAGTFGVLGFGPLSVPAHLFGVRDFNTELELNFHPVNSMARVTSDGCSGEVSIEVVSFRHKLVIRARAPPSTLQKCLRGPTERGFENVLVESFAASVDIAVYERRLFGYRLLSTQIFEGAALEFGGEELCPENPCV